The following are from one region of the Flavimobilis soli genome:
- the ligA gene encoding NAD-dependent DNA ligase LigA: MSETKRDDLQGQATAGDVPVADDEARQAWAELAEQIEEHQVAYYLRSAPTISDGEYDELLRTLSDLEERYPELRTPESPTQRVGGTFSTDFASVDHIERMLSLDNAFSLEDLGAWADRVRKDVGDAPLHYLTEVKIDGLAVALVYERGRLVRGVTRGDGRTGEDVTLNVRTIASIPATLGGDPATHPELIEVRGEVFMLVDQFAALNEVQVAAGKPPFANPRNAAAGSLRQKDPRITASRPLAMYAHGIGALEWGGATPPVPGLEPGAEGSDAGIVRQSQVYELLRSWGVPVSPHNRIVDDLDGVREMIDHFAEHRHEIEHELDGIVVKVDEVELQQRLGATSRAPRWAIAYKYPPEEVNTRLLDIVVGVGRTGRATPYAVMEPVRVAGSVVRQATLHNQDVVKVKGVRIGDMVVLRKAGDVIPEIVGPVTAAEGDGYPRRDFVMPAECPECGTPLRPMKEGDVDLRCPNAESCPAQVRGRVEHIGSRSGLDIEVLGEVTAAALTQPLVPEVPPLRTEAGLFDLQVEDLVPIRVVVKDSETGLPKLDDDGRAKERTPFARRATRKDQEAWAEAQGTTLAAAQEAGLEPPTLVPGKAAEKLVEELVRARTKDLWRILVSLNIRHVGPVAARALADHFGSLDAIRSASQEDLSAVEGVGPVIAAELVEWFTVDWHVEIVDRWRKAGVVMETPGHPGPGAVRETPTGVLDGLTVVVTGGLEGFTRDGAKEAIIAAGGKSAGSVSKKTDYVVVGENAGSKETKARELGLTILDEDQFVRLLEGGPAALEG, encoded by the coding sequence GTGAGCGAGACGAAGCGTGACGACCTGCAGGGACAGGCGACGGCGGGCGACGTGCCGGTGGCCGACGACGAGGCGCGTCAGGCGTGGGCCGAGCTCGCCGAGCAGATCGAGGAGCACCAGGTGGCCTACTACCTGCGCAGCGCCCCGACGATCTCCGACGGCGAGTACGACGAGCTCTTGCGCACCCTGTCGGACCTCGAGGAGAGGTACCCCGAGCTGCGCACGCCCGAGTCCCCGACGCAGCGGGTCGGCGGGACGTTCTCGACGGACTTCGCGTCCGTCGATCACATCGAGCGCATGCTCTCGCTCGACAACGCGTTCTCGCTCGAGGACCTCGGTGCGTGGGCCGACCGCGTCCGCAAGGACGTGGGCGACGCCCCGTTGCACTACCTGACCGAGGTGAAGATCGACGGGCTCGCGGTCGCGCTCGTGTACGAGCGTGGCCGCCTCGTGCGCGGCGTCACTCGTGGTGACGGCCGCACGGGGGAGGACGTCACGCTCAACGTCCGGACGATCGCGAGCATCCCGGCGACGCTGGGCGGGGACCCGGCGACGCATCCCGAGCTGATCGAGGTGCGCGGCGAGGTCTTCATGCTCGTCGACCAGTTCGCGGCGCTCAACGAGGTGCAGGTCGCTGCGGGCAAGCCGCCCTTCGCGAACCCGCGCAACGCCGCGGCCGGCTCGCTGCGCCAGAAGGACCCGCGGATCACGGCGTCGCGCCCGCTGGCGATGTACGCGCACGGCATCGGCGCGCTCGAGTGGGGTGGCGCGACGCCGCCCGTGCCGGGGCTCGAGCCGGGCGCGGAGGGCTCGGACGCCGGGATCGTGCGCCAGTCCCAGGTCTACGAGCTGCTGCGCAGCTGGGGCGTGCCGGTCTCCCCGCACAACCGCATCGTCGACGACCTGGACGGCGTGCGCGAGATGATCGACCACTTCGCCGAGCACCGTCACGAGATCGAGCACGAGCTGGACGGCATCGTCGTCAAGGTCGACGAGGTCGAGCTGCAGCAGCGACTCGGCGCGACGAGCCGTGCTCCGCGCTGGGCGATCGCGTACAAGTACCCGCCCGAGGAGGTCAACACTCGCCTCCTCGACATCGTCGTCGGCGTCGGCCGCACGGGCCGCGCGACGCCGTACGCGGTCATGGAGCCCGTGCGGGTCGCGGGCTCTGTCGTGCGCCAGGCGACGCTGCACAACCAGGACGTCGTCAAGGTCAAGGGCGTGCGCATCGGCGACATGGTCGTGCTCCGCAAGGCAGGTGACGTCATCCCGGAGATCGTTGGGCCGGTGACGGCTGCCGAGGGCGACGGCTACCCGCGCCGGGACTTCGTCATGCCGGCAGAGTGCCCGGAGTGCGGCACGCCGCTACGCCCGATGAAGGAGGGCGACGTCGACCTGCGCTGCCCGAACGCCGAGTCCTGCCCTGCGCAGGTGCGCGGTCGCGTCGAGCACATCGGCTCGCGCTCGGGGCTCGACATCGAGGTGCTCGGCGAGGTGACCGCCGCGGCGCTCACGCAGCCGCTCGTCCCCGAGGTGCCGCCGCTGCGCACCGAGGCCGGGCTGTTCGACCTCCAGGTCGAGGATCTCGTGCCGATCCGCGTCGTGGTCAAGGACTCCGAGACCGGACTGCCGAAGCTCGACGACGACGGCCGTGCGAAGGAGCGCACGCCGTTCGCGCGGCGCGCGACCCGCAAGGACCAGGAGGCGTGGGCCGAGGCTCAGGGCACGACGCTCGCCGCGGCCCAGGAGGCAGGCCTCGAGCCGCCGACGCTCGTCCCCGGCAAGGCTGCGGAAAAGCTCGTCGAAGAGCTCGTCAGGGCTCGGACGAAGGACCTGTGGCGCATCCTCGTCTCGCTCAACATCCGGCACGTGGGCCCGGTCGCTGCGCGTGCGCTCGCGGACCACTTCGGCTCGCTCGACGCGATCCGCTCGGCCTCCCAGGAGGACCTGAGCGCGGTCGAGGGGGTCGGGCCGGTCATCGCCGCGGAGCTGGTCGAGTGGTTCACGGTCGACTGGCACGTCGAGATCGTCGACCGCTGGCGCAAGGCCGGCGTCGTGATGGAGACGCCGGGCCACCCGGGCCCGGGGGCCGTCCGCGAGACTCCGACGGGCGTCCTCGACGGACTGACGGTCGTCGTGACCGGCGGCCTCGAGGGCTTCACGCGCGACGGCGCGAAGGAGGCGATCATCGCCGCCGGGGGCAAGTCGGCCGGGTCGGTCTCGAAGAAGACGGACTACGTGGTCGTCGGGGAGAACGCAGGCTCGAAGGAGACGAAGGCGCGCGAGCTCGGCCTGACGATCCTCGACGAGGACCAGTTCGTCCGGCTCCTCGAGGGCGGTCCGGCGGCTCTCGAGGGCTGA
- a CDS encoding ROK family transcriptional regulator, translating into MAADIVKAPSRPSGAGEMFQLLRDGAPRTRAELAQITGQARSTIAARVEQLLASGLVAPTGEAASTGGRPPATFAFNPAARIVLGVDLGATHATLALTDLASDVLAEHSEPLDIALGPGPVLERVVAIAHELLAAAGRARHEIASVGVGVPGPVDHETGRPKSPPIMPGWDDADVPAILHEALGAPVLVDNDVNIMALGEHATSWPDVDHLLFVKIATGIGAGIISDGEIRRGAQGAAGDLGHVAVPDRTDVVCRCGNTGCLEAVAGGAALVERLRTSGRVVTSTADLVALLRAGDTEAVQAVRQAGRDVGAVLATCVNMLNPSMVVIGGVVGIAAEQLIAGIREVVYRRSLPLATQHLRIVASRSQQRAGVLGASVMAAEHVLSAPAVEALLL; encoded by the coding sequence ATGGCCGCTGACATCGTCAAAGCACCGTCCCGCCCCTCCGGTGCGGGTGAGATGTTCCAGCTGCTCCGGGACGGTGCGCCGCGCACGCGTGCCGAGCTCGCCCAGATCACCGGCCAGGCCAGGTCGACGATCGCTGCTCGCGTCGAGCAGCTGCTCGCCTCAGGGCTCGTGGCCCCCACCGGCGAGGCCGCGTCCACCGGCGGCCGACCGCCCGCGACCTTCGCCTTCAATCCCGCTGCGCGCATCGTGCTCGGCGTCGACCTCGGCGCGACCCACGCGACTCTCGCGCTCACCGACCTCGCGTCTGACGTGCTCGCCGAGCACTCCGAGCCCCTCGACATCGCCCTCGGGCCCGGCCCGGTGCTCGAGCGCGTCGTCGCCATCGCGCACGAGCTCCTTGCCGCTGCCGGGCGAGCTCGTCACGAGATCGCGAGCGTCGGCGTCGGGGTCCCCGGACCGGTCGACCACGAGACGGGCCGGCCGAAGAGCCCGCCGATCATGCCCGGCTGGGACGACGCCGACGTCCCGGCGATCCTGCACGAGGCGCTCGGCGCCCCCGTCCTGGTCGACAACGACGTCAACATCATGGCGCTCGGCGAGCACGCGACGAGCTGGCCCGACGTCGACCACCTGCTCTTCGTCAAGATCGCGACCGGCATCGGCGCGGGGATCATCTCCGACGGCGAGATCCGCCGCGGCGCCCAGGGCGCCGCGGGCGACCTCGGGCACGTCGCCGTACCCGACCGCACAGACGTCGTGTGCCGCTGCGGCAACACGGGCTGTCTCGAGGCGGTCGCCGGTGGCGCCGCGCTCGTCGAGCGGCTGCGCACGTCAGGTCGGGTCGTCACGTCCACCGCCGACCTCGTCGCGCTGCTCCGGGCTGGCGACACCGAGGCCGTCCAGGCGGTGCGCCAAGCAGGGCGCGACGTCGGCGCGGTCCTCGCGACGTGCGTGAACATGCTCAACCCGTCGATGGTCGTGATCGGCGGGGTCGTCGGCATCGCCGCGGAGCAGCTCATCGCCGGCATCCGCGAGGTCGTCTACCGGCGCTCGCTCCCCCTCGCGACCCAGCACCTCCGGATCGTCGCGTCACGCTCGCAGCAGCGCGCGGGCGTGCTCGGCGCGAGCGTCATGGCTGCCGAGCACGTGCTGTCCGCGCCCGCGGTCGAGGCGCTTCTCCTGTAG